The sequence below is a genomic window from Lolium perenne isolate Kyuss_39 chromosome 7, Kyuss_2.0, whole genome shotgun sequence.
CTAAGCTCGAACCAGCTACGATCCGTCACACGTGGTCGCTCTGTCTGACGATATATACTACTACTCCATGCCGGGAAAGCTCAATGTGTTCATCCCGTTTGGCTTAGCTAGAGTGCACCGTGAACGCACGATCGACCGACGGCCATGGCTCCGCCAGTCAAATGTACTACTGTCATTGCCGCCGCTgccggcctcctcctcggcgCCAGTCTCTTCTTCCAGATGGTTTCTGCCACGGAAGAAGATGGTCAGGGGCGGTACAACGCCATGTTCAACTTCGGCGACTCGCTGTCGGACACGGGCAACATCTGCGTGAACAAGTCGGCGACGGCGCAGCTCCTGCTCACCTTCGCCAACCCGCCCTACGGCATGACGTACTTCGGCCACCCCACCTGCCGCTGCTCCGACGGCCGCCTCGTCGTCGACTTCCTCGCCCAGTCGCTCGGCCTGCCCCTCCTCCCGCCGTCCAAGCTCTCCGGCGCCGACTTCCGGAAGGGCGCCAACATGGCCATCGTCGGCGCCACGGCgctcgacttcgacttcctcAAGTCCATCGGCCTCGGCTACCCGATCTGGAACAACGGCGCCATCAACGTGCAGCTCCAGTGGTTCCGCGACCTGCTCCCTCGCATCTGCGGCGGCACGCCGCAAACCTGTAAGCCCTACCTCGCCAAGTCCCTCTTCGTCCTGGGCTCCATCGGCGGCAACGACTACAACGCCatgctcttcttcggcttcaccgTCGACCGGGCCAGGAGCTACGTCCCCAACGTCGTCGACAACATCGCCGCCGGTGTCGAGAGGCTGATCGATCTCGGCGCTGTAGACATCGTGGTGCCGGGGACGCTGCCCATCGGGTGCTACGCGCTCTACCTCACGATGCTGCCGAGCGTCAACAAGTCCGACTACGACGAGCACGGGTGCCTGAGGCCGCTCAACGACCTCGCCGTGTACCACAACACGCTGCTCCAGGACAGGCTCGGCGGCGTGCGCGCCAGGCACGGCTCGGCGGTGCGGGTCATGTACGCCGACTTCTACACCCACGCCGCCGACATGCTCCGCGACCCGCCGCGCTTCGGCTTCACCACCGCCGTCACGGCGTGCTGCGGCGCCGGAGGCGGCGCCTACAACTACGAGTTCGACGCGCGTTGCGGGATGAAGGGCGCCACCGCGTGCAAGGACCCGTGGAGGCACGAGTCCTGGGACGGCGTGCACCCGACGGAGGCGGTGAACAAGCTCTTCGCTGACGGCTGGCTCAGGGGACCCTACTGCCACCCACCCATCCTCCACTAGATCATCGGCAGCAAGATTAGCTAGCTATAGCTACCCATTTAGCACCAACACATCATCTCATGGTGTGGATGCCAGTTGCTACCGCAGTGGGGCATACGTGTTTCATGTAAGCGAGTGGGGGAAAACATGATGTACAATAATAAATAATAAATGGACAGAGATTTGGTGTACATGGCACAAATGGTCTCGTtttcaaataaatcaaaaatcatattttgagttttaaaaaattctgaaaaatgtGCATATAGCTAATAAAGTAATAatgtatcccacaaacgtgtAAAATATTAATTTCAAAACTTCATATTTTAAGCTGtacaaaaatgacaaaagtgCAGACCTGAGTAGTTATTTTCAAATCCCCAAAAACATGttagattttgttatttttgacTGGCACAAAGTAAATTGAATTTTGGGTTGAGATTTTACATGACTGTGAGATATATCACTGGAAATCTCCAGAattatttttcatattttttgatAACTTATaaacattttttcattttttttttgaaataacgAGAGCGAGCTCGGAAGTCAAAAGCACTTTTCGATAATAAATTAATAATAATACATAGTTACCCGAAAAATACAATAGTTTCTGATTCGGACCAACATCAAAACCGTCCATGCATTTacctttattttttatttttgaattGGACCGATAAATTCTATTAAGATTTGTTTGGATGTAGTGAATTGAATCTAGAATTAAATTGCACTGAAAATTTTAAATTTAAGATGGAAATGAATTGACTTCGAATGCAAAAGAGACAGAAGATCACCGCCACCGAACACCTCCTTAGCGGCCCAGATCGGGCCCCGGATGAGCCCGCGCCGCCACGACGAGCCCTCCATCCAGGCGCCGCCTGCCAACCGCCGCCGTCCATGGCCCGCATCACACACGGCGCACCGCAGCAGCACCGATCAGACCGCCCTCAGCCTCGGACATCCCGCAGCATCCACGCCGCCATCGCGGCCTTCTTGCAGCTTCCTCGTCGAGGCGCAACCCGCAGCCGCCACCGCACTGCTATCCCGGCCCAGGACCATGGCCAGTACCGCGCCGCCCCTGCGCCACGACGGAGACGCCGCCCAGCGCCAAGAGCGGCCGCGGCCCGCATGGCCCGACAGGCCCATATCAGGACCCGCCCCGGCGCTGACAGCCGCCGCGCCCCAGACCACTGCAGGCTCCACCGCCGTGGCCTCCAGATGCAGCTCCGCCGGGTCGAAGGAGTGTTTTTTGCCCTTGCTATTGCCTGCTCTTCGCCGCCGCCGTGATGTCGCGGCGCGCGGGCCAGATGGCCCAGAACAGTGATCCATGGAATCACACTAGGCACACAGTGTCAAGAGGAATCGACTCGAGGAAGGCGGGGGTGGCCGCCAGCAGCCGTAGGACGACAAGGTGCCCTTGAGTAACAGCGGCAGCTCCAACCGGACTGCCTTCCCAGCCTGTAGGGAGATCGCCATGGGTCCCAACCGCCTTGGCGACGAGTCATCGCAAATCTGGACCACCTCCATGACCATGAGGACACTCATCCGGCTCCGTGCTCTCGACACCTCTCGGCGGTGCTTGACCCAGTGGCCTGATGGCCTTCAGTGACGGCTTCTCCGTTGTTACATCACATCAGTTGGCCAACCGTCAGGTATATCATGTTTTTCTTTTCCCCGTCTTTCTTCTGGTGTTCATTGGTGCTTGCGATGCTTCTGAGATGCATTGTTGTGGTGGCGGAAATTTAAACTGCTGATTATCGTCTCTTCTACTTCACTGCCACATTTAATGTTCTGACTCTGTAATTGTTTTTCACACAGTTTCTAACTATATAATCTGGTGAGCGGGTGATCTTTTTGTTCCTCTTCAGAGGTTATCGTTGGGTGCATCATTTCGCAACCGATTCTTGCAGAGCTGCCACATCTGAGGAATAATGCTACATGTTTTATGTCCACATCTGCATCGTAACTCTATATTCGCGACTGCACCGGTTTTAGACATGAGATCTCATTGATGAATCATGAACGGAAGTTAGCTTTTCTCTATTTTTAGCATTGCAAATTAGTTCCCATTTTATTTCAAGCAAGTAAGATTTCTGGTCCAAGAATGTTGCGTTGGTAATAAAATTATGTGTTTCCATTGCATTTCGTTATTAGTATATTGCTTGAGAAGGCTAAAAACAGTAACTCTCTATGGGCCTCTCTTCTTCATTGACGGAAACATGTCAACAACTGATCACATCAAAGTGCACCAATCCTTCTAGTATACATGAACTTCCCGTTGCTACCTACCATCCTGCCAAATCCTTGCTTCATTTCACGCCCATGTGTGAGGCCACATGCATTATACTAAGGATCTCTGTGGAAACTTGTTCCATGTCAGGGCGCTCTCTGGGAGATGTTATGGAGCAAGCGAGGCCTATTCTAACAAGTGGAATGACACAACTCCTCATCACTTCAGTCGCATTGCTTTCATCTTGCAGCATTGTTGGATCAACAACCTCATGAATATTATTTGGGTATACTCTATCGACAAATTCATGAAGGCTTGCACTATCATTGCATTTTTTGTCAGTTGGACTACAAGCTGTCATTATATGTAAAAGAAGCACTCCAAAACTGTAGACGTCGCCCTTGGTTGATATCTCTTCGCTCATGCCATATTCTGCATTTACATTTGTGACACAAATTAGATAATCTGGAGTATTTTTACAAGTTCATAAAAAAAATAACCAACATAATGTGGATATGCTTAATTTCACCTGGTGGGATGTATCCGATTGATCCTCTTAGGCCAGCCAATCTTTTTGAACTCTCTAGTTGTGCATTTGATGTAGTGCATTGAAATCTTGATAGGCCAAAGTCGGTGACATATGCAGCCATGTCAACATCCAAAAGAATGTTGCCCGGCTTCAAGTCGCAGTGTATTAGTGGGGATGCACACTGATTATGGAGATAATCCAATGCAAATGCTACATCCAAACAAATTTTGATCCTTTGGTTTAGAGTCAAAATATTTCTTTCACCATGTTCAGTGGCTTGCGGATGTAGCCACATTTCTAGGTTACCATTCGGCATGTACTGAAACACTAGGGCCTTGAAATCTTCACCGATAGAATCCACCGAAGAGCAGGAAGTGATGATTTTAACTAGATTTCGATGACGGGCATTTCGTAGGGCTTCACACTCTGCAATAAAGCTCCTATCTGATCCATAAATGTTAAGGTTGAAAACCTTGATGGCAACTTGATCTTGATGACAATTCAATATGCCCTTATAAACAATTCCAAATGATCCTGATCCGATTATGTTTTCTGAAGAGAACCTATCTGTTGCCCTTGCAATTTCTTCATATGATATATTCTTTATTCTCTGACTGAACTCTTGCAAATGTGGTGTTACTTGCATTCTCTTCCTCCAATAAATTATTGCAACACATATCAAGCTTAATATAACAAGAACAATGGTTGGCATAACTATTCGTAGCACTAAGGCCAGTGAATTGTGCTTCTCTTTCCATGTGGAACAAAAAGTTATACCATCTATTGCAATGCTATTAGTGCACAAATCATCATTTCCTTCTATTGATATTGCACTATTATTGTGAAAAACACCACCACTTGGAATTTCTCCATAAAAATTGTTGAAGGATAAATTGAGATATTGTAGGGTACTCAAGGATGTGAAGAACTCTGGAATATTTCCGGACAAGTTGTTGTGAGAAATATCTATCATTTTCAAGCTGACTAAGTTGGCAAAAGTTCGTGGAATGCTTCCGACAATGAAGTTGCTTTCCATCTCAAGATACTCCAGAACCACACACTGTCCAAGCGTGGATGGGATGTTGCCAGACAACCTGTTGTTTGATATGCTAATTTTGTTCAGATTAATGAGACTACCTACTTCCACTGGCACTCCTCCAGACAAGTAATTGTGTGACAAGTCCAACAATTCAGAAAGTGAAGAAATCTTGAAGATATTGCTTGGTATACTGCTATCTAGTGAGTTGTGAGCAAGGTTCAGTATTTGGAGTCGATTACAACGGCCTATACTTTGAGGTATACTACCACTAAGATTGTTGCCATCCAATTTCAGTTCACTTAGCTGACCTAGATTACCAATAGTATCCGGGATTTGCCCTGAAAGTCTGTTGTGAGCAAATGATAGAAACACCATGTTGTGTAAATTCCCAATTGTTGTCGGTATATTACCAGTGATAAGATTGTAATCCATGTATAGACTACTGAGGCTCTTAAGATTGCCAATTTCCAGTGGTATAGGCCCAGAAATTTTGTTCTCCCTTAGCCATAACCATTCAAGGCTATCTGAAAGTTTGCCAATAGAACTTGGCAATTTCCCTTGGAGATTATTCCCAGACAGCATCAATTTAGTCAGCCTAGTACAATTTATGAGTGAAGAGATAAATCCCCAGTTTCCTGCGTCTAGCTTGTTGTATGCCAAAGCAAGCTCCTCTAAGTTAGGCAATGACTCAAAGAAGGGTATGGACCCAGTTAGGCTGTTGCTATTCAGGTAAAGCATACGAAGGTTGTATGCTTTGGCAAGAGAAGCTGGGATTGGGCCATCAAACTTGTTTGCTGAGAGGATTAATGCCTGAATATTTGGGAGTGTGTAACCAATGTTGGAGGGTATGCTTCCACCAAGAGAGTTATTTGCTATGCCAAGATATATCAGTGATGACATGTTGAAGAGAGATGGTGGAACTGTCCCAGATAAGTTGT
It includes:
- the LOC127311218 gene encoding receptor kinase-like protein Xa21 — translated: MAHLDVLFPGLVWFLCLFSFLCSLPKATCNKTEDDRQALLCFKSRLSSQAGVLASWSNTSLDVCGWHGITCSTMSPRRVIALDLESEGISGSIPPCIANLTSLTRMQFSNNSFHGKIPSELGTLSQLSNLNLSMNTLEGNIPSELYACSHLQILDLGSNSLHGEIPPNLGQCKNLQEINLSNNKIQGSIPSSFANLPALRRLVLASNRLTGNIPPSLGSSPSLTYVYLGMNALTGIIPESLANSSSIQVLWLMNNNFTGELPKALFNTSSLLKISLRQNNLVGHLPSVTATSPPIQYLDLRDNHISGRIPSSLGNLSSLIDLLLMENDLVGNIPDSLGHIPTLQRLALSVNNLSGTVPPSLFNMSSLIYLGIANNSLGGSIPSNIGYTLPNIQALILSANKFDGPIPASLAKAYNLRMLYLNSNSLTGSIPFFESLPNLEELALAYNKLDAGNWGFISSLINCTRLTKLMLSGNNLQGKLPSSIGKLSDSLEWLWLRENKISGPIPLEIGNLKSLSSLYMDYNLITGNIPTTIGNLHNMVFLSFAHNRLSGQIPDTIGNLGQLSELKLDGNNLSGSIPQSIGRCNRLQILNLAHNSLDSSIPSNIFKISSLSELLDLSHNYLSGGVPVEVGSLINLNKISISNNRLSGNIPSTLGQCVVLEYLEMESNFIVGSIPRTFANLVSLKMIDISHNNLSGNIPEFFTSLSTLQYLNLSFNNFYGEIPSGGVFHNNSAISIEGNDDLCTNSIAIDGITFCSTWKEKHNSLALVLRIVMPTIVLVILSLICVAIIYWRKRMQVTPHLQEFSQRIKNISYEEIARATDRFSSENIIGSGSFGIVYKGILNCHQDQVAIKVFNLNIYGSDRSFIAECEALRNARHRNLVKIITSCSSVDSIGEDFKALVFQYMPNGNLEMWLHPQATEHGERNILTLNQRIKICLDVAFALDYLHNQCASPLIHCDLKPGNILLDVDMAAYVTDFGLSRFQCTTSNAQLESSKRLAGLRGSIGYIPPEYGMSEEISTKGDVYSFGVLLLHIMTACSPTDKKCNDSASLHEFVDRVYPNNIHEVVDPTMLQDESNATEVMRSCVIPLVRIGLACSITSPRERPDMEQVSTEILSIMHVASHMGVK
- the LOC127313654 gene encoding GDSL esterase/lipase At5g45910-like translates to MAPPVKCTTVIAAAAGLLLGASLFFQMVSATEEDGQGRYNAMFNFGDSLSDTGNICVNKSATAQLLLTFANPPYGMTYFGHPTCRCSDGRLVVDFLAQSLGLPLLPPSKLSGADFRKGANMAIVGATALDFDFLKSIGLGYPIWNNGAINVQLQWFRDLLPRICGGTPQTCKPYLAKSLFVLGSIGGNDYNAMLFFGFTVDRARSYVPNVVDNIAAGVERLIDLGAVDIVVPGTLPIGCYALYLTMLPSVNKSDYDEHGCLRPLNDLAVYHNTLLQDRLGGVRARHGSAVRVMYADFYTHAADMLRDPPRFGFTTAVTACCGAGGGAYNYEFDARCGMKGATACKDPWRHESWDGVHPTEAVNKLFADGWLRGPYCHPPILH